ACCGGGCAGGAGGGTGGTGCCGGGCAGCTCGATGACCTCGGCGCCAGCGGGCGCCTTCACCTGGGCCGCTGGACCCGCGGAGGCGATGCGATCCCCTTGGACGAGCACGACCCAGCCCTCCTGAGGCTTCGCGGAGACTCCATCGAAGACACGCGCGGGGCGTAGGAGATAGGCGACGGGCGCCGCGGACGCCGTCTGGGCGGCCACGAGGCGGGGCACGACGCACAGCAACATGACAAGAAACGAGAGCAGGCAGCGCATGGGGCGGCACGATATGCCCACCCGCCCGGGGCGCATACGGCTCCAAATACAACAGAGCGCGCGAGCGTGGATTTCGGGTCAATCCTCCACCTCTCACGATTTTTAACGTTTTCTTCTCAGTACGGATCTGGCGGGCTATTCCATTTCATGCTTTAGTTTGGCTTCTCGACGCAGGCACGCGGCTCCAGACACATCAGGTGTCCGCGGAGTGCGTGCCCGCCAGAACCAGGAGCATGAAATGTTTTACAAACCCACGTATCGCGGCATGGCGCTGTTGGGTGTCCTCGGTGGATTGAGCGGATGCACGGTGGACGAGGTGGCGTCCACCGAGAAACTCTCACAGCTCGAGAGTGCCGCCATCGTCTCCAGCATCAGCGAGGGGGACTACGTCATCCGGTCCGTGATGACGAACAAGTGCATCGACGTGGCGTCGTCCAGCACCGAGGATGGCGCCAAGGTGCAGCAGTGGGACTGCAACGGCACCAACGCCCAGAAGTTCCACATCTCCCCGACGTCGGATGGCTATTTCAAGATCATCAACGTCAACAGCAACAAGGGGCTCGACATCAAGGAGGTGAGCACCGCGCAGAACGCCCAGCTCCATCAGTGGAGCTACGTGGGCGGCGGCAACCAGCAGTTCAAGTTCGTGGGCCGGGGCAACAGCCAGTTCAGCATGCACGTGCGCCACACGGACATGGCGATCGATCTGTACTGGGGCTCGGCGGACAATGGCACGCAGTACGTCCAGTACCCGTACACCGGCACCGCCAACCAGCTCTACACCTTCGACAAGGTCGACGGGGGCACCACCCCGCCCCCCACGGGCACGGGCATCGCCGCCATCCTGAGCGAGGCCACGTTCAACTCGATGTTCCCCGGCCGCAACGGCTTCTACACCTACTCGGCCCTGGTGGCCGCGGCCAACACCTTCCCCGGGTTCGCCACCACGGGTGACACCGACACGCGCAAGCGCGAGGTGGCCGCCTTCCTCGCCAACATCGCCCACGAGACCGGTGGCCTCGTCTACATCGAGGAGATCAACAAGAGCGTCATGTGTGACACGAGCTGGGGCCCTCCGGGCTGCGGCTGCGCGGCGGGCAAGATGTACTACGGCCGTGGCCCCATCCAGTTGTCGTGGAACGGCAACTACTGCGCCGCGGGCAACGCGCTCGGCGTGGACCTCAAGAACGACCCCGACCGGGTCGCGCGCGATGCCACCATCGCCTGGCGCACCGGCCTCTGGTTCTGGATGACCCAGGCGGGCGCGGGCTACAGGCCGGCGCATGACTCCATGGTCAACAACCTGGGCTTCGGTGAGACCATCCGCACCATCAACGGCGCCCTGGAGTGCAACGGCAAGAACCCCGCCCAGGTGCAGAGCCGCGTGAACAACTACCTGAACTTCACGGGCAAGCTCGGCGTGAACCCCGGCGGCAACACCGGCTGCTGAGTCCCCGCGCCTCGCCAGGAACACCTCCTGACGAGGCGCGTCAAGGGCCCTGGAGACGCCTGGGGGGCGGTGCTATGACACAGCCGCTGTCCGCCCCCCTCCCAGGCCTCCCATGAACAACCTCGGTTCCGTGTCCCGCGTCCTCCTCGTCCTGAGCCTGGGCGCCACCTTGTTGGAAATCCTGGCCTACAAGTTTGTCTTCAAACGTGAGTATGGCTGGCGTTCCGCCCTGGCGACGCTCGCCGTGATCGTGGGACGGGGCTTCACCCGGCTCATTCCCATCGCGCTCGTCCTGCCCGGCGCGGCGTGGCTCTACGAGCACCGGCTCTTCGATGCCTCGGCCCATGGTGTGGTGTCCTGGGTGGTGCTCTTCTTCGGCATCGAGTTCTTCTACTACTGGTACCACCGGCTGGGTCACCGCGTACGGTGGTTCTGGCTGTCACACGCGGTGCATCACTCGACCAACGAGATCAACCTCGTCGCCGCGGGCCGGCTCGCGTGGACATCGCAGATCACGGGCGCCTACGTCATCTTCACGCCGCTGGCGCTCCTCGGCTTCACTCCCGAGACCATCCTCGCCGGCTACGCCCTGAACCTGAGCTATCAGTTCTGGATCCACGCGGACTGGTTTCCGAAGCTGGGCTTCCTCGAGGGCATCCTCAACACCCCGTCGGCGCATCGCGTCCACCACGCGGCCAACCTCGACTACCTGGATGCCAATTACGGAGGCGTGCTCATGCTCTTCGATCGCCTCTTCGGCACGTACACCCCCGAGCGCGATGACCTGCCCTGCCGCTACGGCCTGGTGCACCCGCTGACGACGAACAATCCCTTGAAGATCGTCTTCCACCAGTTCGGCCCGTTCCTGCGTGACGTGATGAGCGCCCGGAGCCCACGCGAGGTGTGGGGCTACATCAGCTCTCCGCCGGGCTGGCGACCGGATGGCAACAGCGAGACCACCGAGGACATGCGCCGCAAGGCCGCGGGCGCGAAGCCAGCCGAGACGACACCGGCTCCAGTCTACGAAGCCGCCCTGCCCTGAGCCCCGTGGGGGGAGTCAGTGCATCGTCCGGGCGCGCGGCTCTTCCTCGTCGTCATCCCGGTCACGAGGCGAATCGCCCCCCTCCAGCAGCGCGAGGAGATCCTGGGTGGTCAACCGGGCCGCGACGTTCGTCCCCTCGAGCACCCCCGCCACGAGCGCCCGCTTGTCCGAGTGGAGCGAGAGGATCTGCTCCTCGATGGTGCCGCGCGCGACCAGCCGGTACACCGTCACCGGCCGCGTCTGTCCGATGCGGTGGGCGCGATCCGTCGCTTGATCCTCGACCGCCGGGTTCCACCAGGGCTCCAGGTGGATGACATAGTCGGCGGCGGTGAGGTTGATGCCCGTGCCACCCGCCTTGAGGGAGATCAGGAACAGCTCGCCCTCCCCCGCCTGGAACGCATGGATCCGCTTCGCCCGCGCCGCCGCGGGCGTCGACCCATCCAGGTACTGGTAGGTGAACCCCGCGCGCTCCAACTCCTCGCGAACGAGCTCCAGGTGCGAGGTGAACTGGCTGAACACCAGCACCCGGTGGCCCTCGCTCCGCAGTTCCTCCAGCAGCTCGATCAGACGCCGCATCTTGGAGGATGAAAGGGCCGACTGCCCATCGTAGAGCCGCGGATGCGAGGCGAGCAGCCGCAACCGCGTGAGCGCCGCGAGCACCTGGAAGCGCTGCTGCTCGTCACGAATGCCCTTGCCCTGCGTGCTCACCTCCGCCACCGCCGCGAGCCGGGCGTCCTCGTACAGCGTCCATTCCTCCTCGGAGAGCGCCACGGGCACCAGGATCTCCGTGCGTGGCGGCAGCTCCCGCGCCACCTCGCGCTTGGTGCGCCGCAACAGGAAGGGACGGATGACCCGCGAGAGGGCAGCGTTCGCCTCGGGATCCTTGCCCCGCTCGATGGGCCCGGCGAAGCGCTCGCGGAACTGCTCCCAACTGCCGAGCAGGCCCGGGAAGACGATCGCGAAGAGGCTCCACAGCTCACCCAGGTGGTTCTCCAGGGGCGTGCCCGACAGGGCGATGCGGAAGCCCGCATTCAACTGCCGCGCGGCCCGGGCCCGCCGGGTGTTCGGGTTCTTCAACGCCTGCGCCTCGTCGACCACGAGCGTCGCGAACTGCACCGCGCCCAGACTCGCCGCATCGCGCACCAGCAGGCCATAGCTCACGATGAGCACGTCGTTCTTCTTGAGCTTCGCCAGGCACTTCACGCGATCCGCCTGCTCGGCGTAGAGCACGGGGCGCAGGCCCGGCGCGAAGCGCTGGATCTCCTCCACCCAGTTGAAGGCCACCGAGGTGGGCGCGAGAACGAGGGCGGGACCAAGCCGCGAGCGATCCAACAGCATCGCGAGCGCCTGCACCGTCTTTCCCAGGCCCATGTCATCCGCGAGGCACGCACCCGCCCCCCAGGCCGCCACCCGGCTGAGCCACGCATGCCCCTCCACCTGGTAGTCGCGCAGCGTGGTTCCCAGCGAGGCGGGAGGCTTCGGCTTGAGCGACAGCGACGCGGCGAGGCGCTCCGTCAACAGCCGCCACGCGGGCGCGACCTCGACCTCGGCGCCCGCGTCGAACAGCGCGCTGATGGCGGGCACCGCGCCGGGAGACAACTCCACGCGGTTCTTCCCGAGGAAGGCGTGATCCGCCACCGCCTGTAGTCGCTGTCTCAGGGTGTCACCGAGCTCGACCCACCGGTTGGCATCCACTCGCACGAAGCGCTTCTGCCGCCGGGCCGCGTCCAGGAGGACCGCGAGCTCGATCCTCCCCGTCTCGACCTTCAGCTCACCCGAGACCCCGAACCAATCCTTCTTGCGCTCGACACGCACCTTCAGGAATTCCGGTCCCGTCGACGAGGTGATGACGGGCCGCTCGTCCACCCACTCGACCTCGAGCCCCTCCTGGGGCCGCTGCAACGCGGCGACGAGCCGCAGCGCCGACTCCGTGTCCCCGAGGCGGAAGCGGAACGGCGGCCCCTCCTCGGCGCCCTCGAGGGGAAGGGGGACGAGCGCCGCGCGGGCACGCTCCTCCTCGGACATCAGGTGGCGGCGCACGTAGCCGCGCTCCCCGTGACGCGAGAGCAGCACATCGCGCGGGCCCACGCCGGGAGGGTACAGCGGCGCGCCCGGACCGGGCCTCACGAGCAGCTCCAGCTCGAGTGACACATCGGGCAACAGGCGCAGGCGGACGACGGGAACCATCTCCGTCGGGTGCTCGCGTCCCTTGAGCGCGGGCGGGACGACGAGGGGCAGCCGTGTCTCGAGGCGCGACAACCGCTCGAGCAGTTGCTCGTGGCTCTCGGGGGGAAACTGGTCCCCGTGCTTGTCGAGCACGTGCCAGAGCTGCCGCGCCTCCTCGTTCACGTCGATGAGCAGGAACCGACCCCGCTCCGCCTCGGCGAGGAACAGCGGCTCGCCCGGGGTGAACGCACGCAGGAGCGCCCCCATCGTCTTGGGGTTGAGACGCTCGCCTTCGACGGAGGGCTCCAGGCGGATGTGGTCCGCGGCGGAGAGCGCGGTGAAGCCGAGCCGCACCCGCTTCACCTCGAGCGGCTCGTCGGGACGAAGCTCGAGCGCGACCCGCGGATGTCCGACGAGCGCGAGGAAGGCCCGCGAGGGGTAGGTCCCGGCCGCGCGTGACGCCGGAGCCCAGGAGGCGAGGTGCTCGGCGACCCGGAGATCCACCTCGGAGAGCAGCTCGCGATGCTCCTCGAGCAGCCGGGCCGCGGTCATCCGCGCGCCGGTGCTCCAGGTGCCCTTGCGCGTCTGTTTCTTCACCAGGGGCGACACCGTCAGCGCGCCCAGCTCATGCTCGACGCACCACCACACCTCGATTCCCGCACGGGGCCTGGCCGCCTCCGTCTCGAGCAGCTCGAGGTCCTTCAACGCGCGGGCCCAGCCCGGCAGGAGAAGTTCCTCGGCGATCCTCCGCGCCTCGGGGGCCCGGGCGGGCTCGGCCAGGACGTCGAGCACGGTATCGACGAGCGCGAGCGCGTGGGCACAGCCGCGTTGCCGGGCCGCGCAGCTGCACTCGACGCGGCTCTCACCGCCGCCGGGAAACGACAACCGGGTGGAGACGCCGATGGTGCCGTAATCCGGCCCGGAGCGGACGACCCGGTCCCGCTCCTTCCAGGTGAGCGAGCACGTCGCCGCGTCGAAGCCCCAGGTCGCCGAGGCCCGGCGCTCGCGGGAGCGCGGAAAGGCCTGGGCCCGGAGCGAGCGGCGCACCTCGAGCAGGCGCGTCCACAACGGCGCGAGCATGGCATCCGCGTGCGCCTCCCCACGGGCCGCCTCCTCGGAGAGCGCCTGCCGCACCGAGTCCGCTTCCTGGCGCAGGTAGGCCCACGCCGCCTCGGTGATCGCCGTCTCCAGGCCACTGCCGCGCGCGCCCACGTAGCGCAGGGCCCCCTCGCGCGAGCCCACATCGCGCAGGGCGAGCCCATTGAGGGCGTGCTGGAGTCCATTGCGCCGCGCCTCGTTGAGGGGCAGCTCCGCCACGAGCACGGACACGGAGACCGCGAGCGCGTGCCGGACGTGGTGCGCGTCCGCCCAGCGCTCCAGGTCCGCGCGCGTCGCGAAGGGCCCCTCGGGCGGCTCGGCCGGGACAGAACCCTGGGAGAGAAAAGACAGCCCGAGGGCGATGGCATGCTCGCAGACCGCGTCGCGCACCGGGCACGCGCAGCGGGACACGAGCGCGCCCCCCGAGGCCGTGAGCCGGACTCGGTACGTCTCCCGTCCCCGGACGAGCCCCTCGAGGGCATCGTTCTCGAGGGCACAGGAGAGGACCCGCCCCTCGCGCCAGGAGGCCTCACCGGAGAGGAAGGCACTTCCCGAGGCCGCGCGGAGGGAGTCGGCGGTCAGCAACGTGGACAACGACATGGGCGGCGGACTCTAACCGCGAGGCGGGTGCCCGGCTGCCCATTCCGACAGGAGGGGCCGCGCCCCGGTCTCCCCGGAGAGCGGGCGAGGCCCCTCCTCTTCACCCGGGAGCGCTTGACTACCGCCACCGGGGGCCTCTCGTGGCCTACTGCTTGACGAGCTCGAACTGGTCGAAGGCCGCCCAGTTCCCCGCGTTCGCGTCGCTGTAGACGCCCACCTCGATGTTGCCGTTGGTGACCGGGATGTTGTTGATGATGTACTGCGTATAGCCCGTGACGGCGCCAGAGCCGATCTCCGCCGTCAGCTCGGCGCCACCGTAGCCCTTCGCGTACAGCCGCAGCGCGCGCTGGCCGCCGCTGGAGCGGGCCCACACGCTGGCGCGGTAGGTGCCGTTGGCCACGGCCTTCGTCTGGCCCGAGATCTGCTGGTAGGCGGCCGCCGAGTAGTGCGTGAGCTTGTAATTGCCCGTGTACGGGTAGTCCGTGTCCACCTTGTGCGCCAGCTCGGCGTTGTGCCACTCGGCGTTCCAGCTCGACAGGGTGCCGTCCGCCTCGAAGCCGGGGTTGGCGAGCAGGTTCGTCGCCGTGGGGGCGTTCTCACGCGCCCACACGTAGGTGCCCACGGTCTTCGCCGGCAGCGTGGCGAGCAGCTCCCAGCCCTCGGACGCGAGCTTGAAGCGCTGGCTGGAGGCGGTCTGGTTGATGACCACGGAGACGATGGTGTTGTCCGGGTTGAGGAAGGACACGTTCGTCACCGTGCTGGCCGAGCCGTAGGTGCTGGAGATGCGTTTGGCGCCCGCCTTCACGTACTTGGAGTACTGGCCGATCAGGTAGACCTCGGGAAGGGCCCAGTAGTTGTCGTAGGAGGAGGCGCTCTGGATGAGCATCGTGGGGCCGGGCGTCCCGGTCCACTTCTCCGGCTGGATGTTGCTGTCCAGCATCGTCACCCAGCCGTTGTAGCCCGCGGCCCAGTTGCGGAAGTACTGCGCCATGCGGTCCGCTCCGCTCGTGCCCCAGACCGAGCGCTCGGTCATCATGATGTTCTTGCCAGGCCAGGCGTTGCGCACCTGGGTCATGCTGCTGGGGTCGCCCGCGTAGTCGTGGAACGCCACGCCGTCCGTCGCCGCGTTCCCGGCGGCATCGTTCAGGGTAGGCGTCACATAGGCCAGCGCCGAGTCGAAGTTGTGGTCGAACGCCCAGATGCGGGTGCTCAAGCCGTTCGCGTTCAGCTCGTTCTTCAGGGCGACGATGAGCTGGCGCGCCTGGGTCGAATCCACCGAGGTGCTGGGGTAGTCCGGCGCCTGATACAGGGGCTCGTTCTGCACGGTCAGCGCGTAGATGGGGATGCCCTGCGCCTGGTAGGCCTGGATGGCCTTGCGGTAGTACGTCGCCAGGGTCGGGATGTACTGGGACAGCAGCTTGCCGCCGATGAGGCTGCCGTTGTCCTTCATCCAGGCGGGCGGGCTCCACGGGCTCGCGAAGATCTTCAGGTTCGGGTTGACCGCCAGCGCCTGCTTGATCGTCGAGACGATGTTGTAGTCGATGTCCTTCTGGATGGAGAAGTACGTGAGGTTCGGGTCGGTCTGGCCAGCGGGCCGGTCGTCGTAGGTGTAGAACTGGCGGCCGGTGAAGTCAGACGTGCCGAAGGTGATGCGCAGCAGGTTCATGCCCGCCCCGGTGGCCGGATCGAGCAGCTTCTTCAAGACCTCCGTGCGCTTCGCCTGGGACATGCGCGAGAGGTTGAAGACCGTCGACTCCTCCAGCGAGGTGCCGATGCCCAGCATCGTCTGGAACTGCACCGAGGGGTCCACCGCCAGCGTGGTGGCCGAGGTGGTGGTCGGGCTCGTCAGGGCGATGTTCGCCTGCGGGCTCAGCGCATAGGGAATGGACAGGGGACCGCTGAACCAGGCGCCGTCACCGGGGTTCTTCTCCGAACTCCAGATGACCTGCGCGGAGGGCGCGGCCGAGGCGGCCGTTCCCATCACGAGCGCCCCGAATGCCAGGGCGGACGTCGTCAAGCGCTTCCATGGGGTAAGGAATGCCATGTCTTGGTTCTTTCGTGTTCAAGCGACGGGACGGCACCCGGTGCCTCACCGAGGCACCGGGAACCGCGGAGGCTCACTGCTTGACGAGCTCGAACTGGTCGAAGGCCGCCCAGTTCCCCGCGTTCGCGTCGCTGTAGACACCCACCTCGATGCTGCCGTTGGTGACGGGAATGTTGCTGATGGTGTACTGCGTATAGCCCGCGACGGCGCCGGAGCCGATCTCCGCCGTCACCTCGGCCCCGCCGTAGTTCTTCGCGTACAGGCGCAGCGCCTTCTGGCCGCCGCTGGAGCGGGCCCACACGCTGGCGCGGTAGGTGCCATTGGCCACGGCCTTCGACTGGCCCGACACCTGCTGGTAGGCAGCCGCCGAGTAGTGCGTGAGCTTGGAGGCGCCCGCGTAGGGGTAGTCGGTGTCCACCTTGTGCGCCAGCGCCGGGCTGTGCCACTCGGAGTTCCAGCTCGTCAGACCCGACTCGAAGCTGGGGTTGTCCAGCAGGTTGCTGCCCGTGGGCGGGGGCGTGGTGCTCCCCACCGCCTGGGCAATGGCGGTCAGCAGCGAGGCGCTGCCCTTGGCGTCATCGGAGATGTCCCAGATCATCACGCCGCCGCCCCGCTGGAGCGCCAGCTTGGACTTCGACTGGATGGTGGCGATGCCGTTGTAATAGACGGCGCCCACGTTGTCCTTGTAGGGCGCCTGGGAGTCCTGGGCCACCAGCGCGGCATAGCCCACGTACGCGGTCTGCGAGCGGCCGTAGAACGGCACGCCGAGCACCGCCTTGTCCTTGGGCAGACCGCGGCCGAGCCAGTAATCCAGGGACTGGACGGCATAGTTATACGTGGAGTGCGGATAGCCGCCGTCGTAGGCCATGATGTTGAGGAAGTCCACGTCGGCGAAGGTCGCCGTGGGGATGCCCCCGCCCGTGTACCCGTTGGCCACGACCGCCGCGGTGAGCAGCTTGCCGCGGCTGTGCATCGCGCTGGACAGCTCCTTCATCAGCAGGCCGTAGTTCGTGGCCGAGTTGCCCGGATCCGGGTACTCCCAATCGATATCAACGCCATCCAGCCCGGCCTGGTTCACGAAGTTCACCAGGTTGTTGACGAAGGCCGTCCGGGTCGAGGCATTGGCGGCCAGCTGCTCGAAGCCGGAGTCGTTTCCGTCATTCCAGCCGCCCACCGCGATGAGCACCTTGACGCCCCGCGAGTGCGCCGTCTGGACCAGGGACTTGAGCCGGGCGTCCCCGCTGCTCAACCCCGTGAGCCCACCCTGCGCGGTGGGAAGGAGGAAGGAGTAGTTGATGTGCGTGAGGTTGTCGTACTGGATGTCATTGACGTTGCCATTCCAGGTGGGGAAGTAGCCAACGACCCGGGTGGTGAGCGCGGCCTGCTCCTGGGTGTCCAGGGGCTGCTCGGAGAGCGCGTCCGGCGCCCCGGAGCACGCAACCACGGTGGAGAGGACAGCACCTACGGTCAACCTGCGCAAGGGGTAGGGAATGTAGGACAAGGAGGATTCCTCAGCTTTCATCGGTTTTTCCTGCATCTCCGTTTTCGATGGACTGGAGATAAAGTTGCTTTTTTTCGGGTCAATCAATCGAAACGTTTCGACCGACGGCCTCCCGCGGACATTTCTTGGAAAATGGGCATTAGGGACTTTTTCGATCTCGTTAGTTCCTCTTGCTAAACCCGGGTTGATTGAATCATAGTCAATCACAAACCTGCCCCTCGCCGTGCGCTGCTGAAACCGCGCGGCCGAGGAGGTTCTACCCACCGAGAAGACAAACATGAAGAATACGAAGTTCAACGCGCTCTCCACCGTGACGGCGTTGTTCGCCAGCATCGCCACCGTGAATGCCTTGCCAGCCGTTGCCGAGGCAGCTTCCGCTGACAAGAGCGTGACCGCGCCGGAGGTGTCGCCGGACATCCTCAACGCGATGCGTCGGGACCTGAAGGGCACCGAGGAGCAGTTGCTGCGCCGGCTGGACTTCGAGGCGAAGGCGCCCTCCCTGGAGCGGGGCCTGCGCGAGCAGCTGGGAGACCGCTTCGGCGGCGCCTGGTTGAACGAGGAGGGCACCGGGCTCATCGTCGGCGTCACCGACGAGGCCAGCGCCGCGCGCGTTCGCCGCGCTGGAGCCGAGCCCCGGCTCGTCAAGCACAGCAAGGCGCGGCTGGACGAGGTCATGGCGGAGCTGGATCGCAACGCCCACAACGCGCCCGCCTCGGTCTACTCCTGGTACGTGGACGTCGCCACCAACAGCGTCGTCGTGCAGGCCGAGAGCGCCACGAGCCTGATGGCCTCGCGCGCCCAGTCGTTCACCGCCCTGAGCAGCGGCGCCAAGGACGGGACGATCCGCGTGGAGCACTCCGCCCAGGCCCCGCGCCCGGCGTACGACGTGCGCGGCGGCGAGGTCTACTTCACCGGCACCGGGGCCGGTGGCTCCTATGCCGCGTGCTCGGTGGGCTTCTCCGTGTACGGCGGCTTCGTCACCGCGGGACACTGTGGCAGCGCGGGCACCCCCACCCTCGGCTTCAACTGGCAGGCCATGGGCACCGTCCGCGCGTCCGTCTGGCCCGGCAATGACTGGGCGTGGGTGGCCACCAACAGCTCGTGGACGCCGCAGCCCTGGGTGTACAACTACGCCAACGCCCACGTCCTGGTGCAGGGCTCCAACGCGGCGGGCATCGGCGCCTCCATCTGTCGCTCCGGCAACACGACGGGCTGGCGGTGTGGAACGCTCCAGGCCACGAACATCACCGTCAACTACTCCAATGGCCCCGTCTATGGTCTGTCCAAGACCAACGCGTGCGCCGACCCCGGTGACTCGGGTGGCTCGGTCATCTCCGGCAACCAGGCGCAGGGCGTGACCTCGGGCATCGCGGGCGGTTGCGCCAGCAGCGCTCCCCAGACGTTCTTCCAGCCCATCAACCCCATCCTCAGCGCCTACGGCCTCACGCTCGTCACCAGCGGCGGCAGCAGCGGCGGCGGCGCGTCGTTCGTGTCGCGGATGAACGGCAAGTGCA
Above is a window of Cystobacter fuscus DNA encoding:
- a CDS encoding S1 family peptidase; translated protein: MKNTKFNALSTVTALFASIATVNALPAVAEAASADKSVTAPEVSPDILNAMRRDLKGTEEQLLRRLDFEAKAPSLERGLREQLGDRFGGAWLNEEGTGLIVGVTDEASAARVRRAGAEPRLVKHSKARLDEVMAELDRNAHNAPASVYSWYVDVATNSVVVQAESATSLMASRAQSFTALSSGAKDGTIRVEHSAQAPRPAYDVRGGEVYFTGTGAGGSYAACSVGFSVYGGFVTAGHCGSAGTPTLGFNWQAMGTVRASVWPGNDWAWVATNSSWTPQPWVYNYANAHVLVQGSNAAGIGASICRSGNTTGWRCGTLQATNITVNYSNGPVYGLSKTNACADPGDSGGSVISGNQAQGVTSGIAGGCASSAPQTFFQPINPILSAYGLTLVTSGGSSGGGASFVSRMNGKCIDVPNSNFSDGVQLQMWTCNGTNAQKFTWDGARLKIGGKCMDVSGASTANGTRIQLANCNGNRAQDFTLSPAGDLVSYLADKCVDIEGFNANDGAKLSIYTCNGTSNQKWDFR
- a CDS encoding DEAD/DEAH box helicase; translated protein: MSLSTLLTADSLRAASGSAFLSGEASWREGRVLSCALENDALEGLVRGRETYRVRLTASGGALVSRCACPVRDAVCEHAIALGLSFLSQGSVPAEPPEGPFATRADLERWADAHHVRHALAVSVSVLVAELPLNEARRNGLQHALNGLALRDVGSREGALRYVGARGSGLETAITEAAWAYLRQEADSVRQALSEEAARGEAHADAMLAPLWTRLLEVRRSLRAQAFPRSRERRASATWGFDAATCSLTWKERDRVVRSGPDYGTIGVSTRLSFPGGGESRVECSCAARQRGCAHALALVDTVLDVLAEPARAPEARRIAEELLLPGWARALKDLELLETEAARPRAGIEVWWCVEHELGALTVSPLVKKQTRKGTWSTGARMTAARLLEEHRELLSEVDLRVAEHLASWAPASRAAGTYPSRAFLALVGHPRVALELRPDEPLEVKRVRLGFTALSAADHIRLEPSVEGERLNPKTMGALLRAFTPGEPLFLAEAERGRFLLIDVNEEARQLWHVLDKHGDQFPPESHEQLLERLSRLETRLPLVVPPALKGREHPTEMVPVVRLRLLPDVSLELELLVRPGPGAPLYPPGVGPRDVLLSRHGERGYVRRHLMSEEERARAALVPLPLEGAEEGPPFRFRLGDTESALRLVAALQRPQEGLEVEWVDERPVITSSTGPEFLKVRVERKKDWFGVSGELKVETGRIELAVLLDAARRQKRFVRVDANRWVELGDTLRQRLQAVADHAFLGKNRVELSPGAVPAISALFDAGAEVEVAPAWRLLTERLAASLSLKPKPPASLGTTLRDYQVEGHAWLSRVAAWGAGACLADDMGLGKTVQALAMLLDRSRLGPALVLAPTSVAFNWVEEIQRFAPGLRPVLYAEQADRVKCLAKLKKNDVLIVSYGLLVRDAASLGAVQFATLVVDEAQALKNPNTRRARAARQLNAGFRIALSGTPLENHLGELWSLFAIVFPGLLGSWEQFRERFAGPIERGKDPEANAALSRVIRPFLLRRTKREVARELPPRTEILVPVALSEEEWTLYEDARLAAVAEVSTQGKGIRDEQQRFQVLAALTRLRLLASHPRLYDGQSALSSSKMRRLIELLEELRSEGHRVLVFSQFTSHLELVREELERAGFTYQYLDGSTPAAARAKRIHAFQAGEGELFLISLKAGGTGINLTAADYVIHLEPWWNPAVEDQATDRAHRIGQTRPVTVYRLVARGTIEEQILSLHSDKRALVAGVLEGTNVAARLTTQDLLALLEGGDSPRDRDDDEEEPRARTMH
- a CDS encoding sterol desaturase family protein, whose translation is MNNLGSVSRVLLVLSLGATLLEILAYKFVFKREYGWRSALATLAVIVGRGFTRLIPIALVLPGAAWLYEHRLFDASAHGVVSWVVLFFGIEFFYYWYHRLGHRVRWFWLSHAVHHSTNEINLVAAGRLAWTSQITGAYVIFTPLALLGFTPETILAGYALNLSYQFWIHADWFPKLGFLEGILNTPSAHRVHHAANLDYLDANYGGVLMLFDRLFGTYTPERDDLPCRYGLVHPLTTNNPLKIVFHQFGPFLRDVMSARSPREVWGYISSPPGWRPDGNSETTEDMRRKAAGAKPAETTPAPVYEAALP
- a CDS encoding glycoside hydrolase family 19 protein; amino-acid sequence: MFYKPTYRGMALLGVLGGLSGCTVDEVASTEKLSQLESAAIVSSISEGDYVIRSVMTNKCIDVASSSTEDGAKVQQWDCNGTNAQKFHISPTSDGYFKIINVNSNKGLDIKEVSTAQNAQLHQWSYVGGGNQQFKFVGRGNSQFSMHVRHTDMAIDLYWGSADNGTQYVQYPYTGTANQLYTFDKVDGGTTPPPTGTGIAAILSEATFNSMFPGRNGFYTYSALVAAANTFPGFATTGDTDTRKREVAAFLANIAHETGGLVYIEEINKSVMCDTSWGPPGCGCAAGKMYYGRGPIQLSWNGNYCAAGNALGVDLKNDPDRVARDATIAWRTGLWFWMTQAGAGYRPAHDSMVNNLGFGETIRTINGALECNGKNPAQVQSRVNNYLNFTGKLGVNPGGNTGC
- a CDS encoding glycoside hydrolase family 30 protein, giving the protein MTTSALAFGALVMGTAASAAPSAQVIWSSEKNPGDGAWFSGPLSIPYALSPQANIALTSPTTTSATTLAVDPSVQFQTMLGIGTSLEESTVFNLSRMSQAKRTEVLKKLLDPATGAGMNLLRITFGTSDFTGRQFYTYDDRPAGQTDPNLTYFSIQKDIDYNIVSTIKQALAVNPNLKIFASPWSPPAWMKDNGSLIGGKLLSQYIPTLATYYRKAIQAYQAQGIPIYALTVQNEPLYQAPDYPSTSVDSTQARQLIVALKNELNANGLSTRIWAFDHNFDSALAYVTPTLNDAAGNAATDGVAFHDYAGDPSSMTQVRNAWPGKNIMMTERSVWGTSGADRMAQYFRNWAAGYNGWVTMLDSNIQPEKWTGTPGPTMLIQSASSYDNYWALPEVYLIGQYSKYVKAGAKRISSTYGSASTVTNVSFLNPDNTIVSVVINQTASSQRFKLASEGWELLATLPAKTVGTYVWARENAPTATNLLANPGFEADGTLSSWNAEWHNAELAHKVDTDYPYTGNYKLTHYSAAAYQQISGQTKAVANGTYRASVWARSSGGQRALRLYAKGYGGAELTAEIGSGAVTGYTQYIINNIPVTNGNIEVGVYSDANAGNWAAFDQFELVKQ
- a CDS encoding glycosyl hydrolase family 18 protein, whose protein sequence is MKAEESSLSYIPYPLRRLTVGAVLSTVVACSGAPDALSEQPLDTQEQAALTTRVVGYFPTWNGNVNDIQYDNLTHINYSFLLPTAQGGLTGLSSGDARLKSLVQTAHSRGVKVLIAVGGWNDGNDSGFEQLAANASTRTAFVNNLVNFVNQAGLDGVDIDWEYPDPGNSATNYGLLMKELSSAMHSRGKLLTAAVVANGYTGGGIPTATFADVDFLNIMAYDGGYPHSTYNYAVQSLDYWLGRGLPKDKAVLGVPFYGRSQTAYVGYAALVAQDSQAPYKDNVGAVYYNGIATIQSKSKLALQRGGGVMIWDISDDAKGSASLLTAIAQAVGSTTPPPTGSNLLDNPSFESGLTSWNSEWHSPALAHKVDTDYPYAGASKLTHYSAAAYQQVSGQSKAVANGTYRASVWARSSGGQKALRLYAKNYGGAEVTAEIGSGAVAGYTQYTISNIPVTNGSIEVGVYSDANAGNWAAFDQFELVKQ